The following nucleotide sequence is from Cicer arietinum cultivar CDC Frontier isolate Library 1 chromosome 2, Cicar.CDCFrontier_v2.0, whole genome shotgun sequence.
agggcttttcagccacaaataaagaccaatttcaattttggcatttgtgagggctttttcggtcactaatttgtgagggttttattcttccacaaaatatttataaagttggccacaaaattgtgtttttcttgtagtgtacaAGACGTAATCACTTAAGCTGAATAAGAAAATGGTAGTGGCTATAGATGTCAATTTCACAAGACCACTAAATATTGGTCTCAGCCTACATGTTCAAGggaccaaaaatttcatagttaTTAACGTCTAAAAGAAGGAAGCCCTTAAAGCTAAAAATCCGCTAAATTTTTGTAGATTAAGTGGggtctattaattttttttttattttttcctaaaaatattttcgataaaaatgatttacatatttttttggaaaaaaataattttttgatttttcttataaaatgttttgagaaaaaaaaagttttaaaacttttttttaatatttttcaaaaataataaatttcaaagaattatCAAGAAAAAAGAATCTTAATTAACCCATTGGATGGGCCCCTCatttataccaaaaaaaaaaaaagaaataataaatcattttaatagGAGATAATATTAAGTGGCTTAATAGGAAAtaggaaattttttaaaagtagttttagATTTTGAAACTTAATTGACGGCTCTAAACTAGCTGCCGAAGAACATAATTCTTGTTGAAGTCTTATGTGTACTTTGTACTATAAAGAATCCCAACCATAAATCTTTAAATGTCAACTTATCTATAGTGATGTGGTTCAATCCACGAGTTCAAcattgttttttgtttgttatgcACACACTCCAAATCATATGTACGATTTCCCGAGTTTGACAATATTGACAAATTATGTTGTGTAGAGATCTGAAATATCAACTTGTCAAGGATGTGTTCCAGGTACCTCACATGATATAAAATTCCTATATAATGATGTAGCAATTAGTTGCAGACACACCTCACTAAAATAGTATATAGTGGAGAGAATATATGAATATAGAAGAAGGATAACAAGTAAAGGATACGAATAAGGATAACACAACAagtaatatataacaattatataTCATTTGTTGATTTAATGAGGAAAAAATTTAGACAAAAAATTTAGTTTCTCCATTGACGTGCTTCTTGTGTTagtattatcatatttttaattgagatccatgtacttgttttgttcttgtACATATAGATGTCGTGTAACTTCCTTCACTCAATTAAAAGTTTTCTACTCTTATATCATTAATAACAAGTGATGAGAGGCTAAACTTTCTCTATACcattagtataaaaaaattgtatgtcTAAAACTTGAGTAAATTCTTTTCCTTAAAAAACATATTCCATAATTAAGATCGAAGAGTATGCgctaatatttattaatataatctaatcgttataaataagagaaaaacaTAATTTGGAGTGAAGATTGTGATGTGCATTTGCAGGATggaaaatctaaatctaaaacatCATATAAGCCAGGCAAAAGTTATTGGTACAATGGTGTCAATTGCAGGAGCATTAATAGTGACATTATATAAAGGGAAATCATTGATTGGTGATGCCTTTAAAAGCACAGAAATGAGAGCAAGTGGAATATACCTGTTAGATAAATCAGAGTGGATACTTGGTGCTTTTCTTCTTGCAACTGCTAGCATTACACTTTCTCTTTTATTCATTGTCCAGGTAAacattttcaatatatatatatatgtgtaaatattgttgttgaTTTAATTATATCTAATTATGTTTGTAGAGAcataattaatttctttttccaCCTATATACAGACTTGGACTATCAAGGATTATCCTGAAGAGCTAGTGGTTACAACCATTTGTTGCTTCTTTGTGGTAATCCAAACTGCCATTGTAGCTCTCATTGTAGAAGGAATTTCAAAAGCATGGACACTCAAAGCAGATATGGAGTTGGTATCTGTGCTTTATTCGGTATGTATAAACATCATTTTTGTTTGGATTAATTGCACTTTTGATCTCTATATTATTACCAATTGACGACATTTGTCATCCTATTTTGAAAATCGATAGTTTTGATTTCTTCataagattttttaactaaaaaaatgacaatttgacatatttttaatgacgtaacatacaattatatgatattaattatttatatgtcattaattaaattaaaaatatgaaaaaaattcgaaattgaaatataagtttttacacgttttattcaaatttcatcgtgttaatcattctacatcattATATCAtttgtcacgttatttaaaaatCTCACTTTTAGAAAATCATACGGAATGACTATAACTgttttgacttttaaaataaggaaaCCGATTTcgcaaatcaataaaaataaaaggactgaaactgcaattaaacttttttatttttagaaatttaaagattcaaaataaattattttattaatttgttataaCATCTTTTTATACAAGAAATGCATTATAACTTGAAATATATAAGTTGCAACTTtgtaaatttttgttttgtaggcAATTTTTGTGGTAGCCATGAGAAGTGTTGTATACACATGGGCATTTCGTAAGAAAGGACCAATATATGTAGCTATGTTCAACCCTTTAAAAGTGGCCATTGCATTTGGTATGGGAGTAATATTTTTGAGAGACAATCTTTATCTAGGAAGGTAAATAAGTACATCAAAAGAGCaataaaattgtgaaaaattatttaaaaactattaataatattggTATATAATATTGGTGCAGCATGATTGGAGCAGCAATAATAGCCATTGGATTTTATGTTGTGATGTGGGCCCAAGCTCAAGAGGAGCACACAAGTGAAAATCATTTACCTCCATCTTCGGCTCCTCTCTTGTCAACCAAAAGCGATTATATCTAGGAGGTTATTCTTTGTAAGTGACAAAGTATGTCTATGTGAGTTGCAATTATCATACATGTAAGGCTCACTTGAAATGTCACCTACACGTTTTGAGTAAATAGTTTGTATAAGtttcttctctcttttcttGCAAGTGGAACCCACGTGATAAGATTTAAATTAGGAGAACCAAAtgaatgatttaataaaatCGTATGTGGTACTCCAATAAGGATTTTATGCTTACTTTAtactgaaattaaaaaatataaaatgagtgGTGTACATATGAGCTCCCACATAAGAAATCAATTAGAGAATATACCCTAAAATTTGACCAATTGcataatcatatttaaaatatcgaTTGAcgattttatattctaaaatcTATACATAATGAATCTATATGTATctaattaatgatttaaatcataaataaaaatgcgttatttttatttctattcaTTGTTTGTTGTAGTTCAATTGGTAGTGGAAATAAATAGACACTAATACTTATCCTTTACGTATATAATTCGATTTCTATATAAAGCAAAAATCCACTCCTTTTACTGGGTGAAACGGGACGAGAGAGTCGTGATTAACAGTGGTcggaaataatttatatcttcttcaaatcttgatcatattttcttttcaacttggttagaattttttaaaaaattataaatctgaatcaaatcttattttagattgttttcaaaaacacaaatcttTTTTCATACCCTGTGAAgataaatacttttgttaacataaaagctctaagtataaaaccaacttgattcCAACCATCTctccattttttatgatgacaaaactgtATTTTTGATAATgacttttcttttaaatattttgactcCCCCCTTTCTTAAGGTTCTCCCTAAGTCTAAGTATTTTTTTCTCCCcacattatcaaatatatttctttcccttttttcattagacaaaaagacttgaaagtgaaatttgtttttttttttagtttccccctttttttaatagaataaaaataacataaatataaaacataaaacataaaatttatcctAAGTAAGAAATTAAACTACTCTAAGGTTGACACATCATCAGTTAGGTAAAAGAATaaggtttagattttttttgataaagtCAAACCTATTTTCAtctagtggtttggtgaatatgtcaacCCATTGATCTTCGACGTCTACAAATTGGATATTAAGCACACATTTTAGAACAAAGTCcctaataaaattatgtttgatttCTATGTGTTTAACTATAGAATAAAGTATATGGTTTTTGGTTAAACAAATGGCAGAAGTGTTGTCACAATAAATGAGAATGTtgatttatatgattttatagTTTTCTAGTTGATTTTTCTTCCAAATTAGTTGAGAGCTACAACCAGTTGGTGAAATGTACTAAGATTTAGTTGTTCACATCACAATTGTGTTATATCTCTTACTTGATCAAGATATTAAGTTATCACATAGAAATGTGTAGTTTGCACTTatgttttttctctcaaatttatCTCCAGTATAATTAGAGTTGTAATACCCATTTAATTTGTACTCAAAAGATTCACCACTGGGTAAGACCTTGCAGAGTGTAGTGATAAGTGAGAGaacttcaactttttttttttttaaaactaagagaggatattatttgtaaaaagaaaaatgagaaTTAATAGTGTAACGATGATAAAGTAAAATGTAATGATGAAGGTGGAAAGAAAATATGAGTGATAAGGTTTTACCCTAAAAAAACAAAGTGATGAAGAGAAggtgtttttctattttattaaaaaggagaAGGTGTATATTGAGTGCATTCAACATCTAACAAATTATTGACTcttatgttattttaaatatttaattattttgaattaaatataaattgtaaaCCAAAAAGCCCTTCAATATAACTAAGAATTTAcactttttattgtttaaaattcAACACTAAAGTATATGTGTCCTATACAATATTTGTGGtgcatatataattttaattaatagaatAAAGTTCATCGAAAAGTGTGTTACATAATGTACGTGATATTGATAGAGATATTTGTGTGGAGacctaaatattttttatggtgCTAAACagttataatattaaatcaCTAAAAAATATTTCGTTTTAATtacaattgattttaaaattgtgCATAAGATGATTGCGATTAATTTGTAAGTAGTTGTTAAATTTTTACACTAAAAGTGtataaaaattgaacttttttaaaaaatgttgtaaTTGTTATTTCTTTGTAACTAACTAGAGTGAGGTCCTCTAATTATTTCCTACTCCCTGTCCCATGTGATTTCCGTTGATTGTTGAAGGTTATCTAAGTAAATATTGTGtgttagtttatttttatttttttttattatgtatcgAGACTAAGGTAAATATTGTTGTCTAGAAGAAACTAAAGATAAACTCGtcgatatttttttaagtaaaaaggATAAACCCATCgatattactaataaaatgtTGAAAGAGATGGATAATAAAGGTATTGTTAATTGGAACATAGAAATGGAAAATCCAGTTTTGTCAAGTGTTTtagtatttatattattaatattattattattattattattattattattattattattattattattattattattattattattattattattattattattattattattattattaatttacgGAATTGGTCTTTCAATTTTAATAGTAGACAATTTTGGTCAATTCttctatttttgaaaaaaaaatgacgatttgatattttttaaataacatgttTACAATTAGAATTCTACTATAGactgttaagacaaaatctcaaataaacgttttgatgataataaaacaaaagattaattaaagattattaatcatgattctaaatgttttaatatttaacatgtgcatttgagtgtgttaaaacaagataggaatcaaacatcacaaatcaNNNNNNNNNNNNNNNNNNNNNNNNNNNNNNNNNNNNNNNNNNNNNNNNNNNNNNNNNNNNNNNNNNNNNNNNNNNNNNNNNNNNNNNNNNNNNNNNNNNNNNNNNNNNNNNNNNNNNNNNNNNNNNNNNNNNNNNNNNNNNNNNNNNNNNNNNNNNNNNNNNNNNNNNNNNNNNNNNNNNNNNNNNNNNNNNNNNNNNNNNNNNNNNNNNNNNNNNNNNNNNNNNNNNNNNNNNNNNNNNNNNNNNNNNNNNNNNNNNNNNNNNNNNNNNNNNNNNNNNNNNNNNNNNNNNNNNNNNNNNNNNNNNNNNNNNNNNNNNNNNNNNNNNNNNNNNNNNNNNNNNNNNNNNNNNNNNNNNNNNNNNNNNNNNNNNNNNNNNNNNNNNNNNNNNNNNNNNNNNNNNNNNNNNNNNNNNNNNNNNNNNNNNNNNNNNNNNNNNNNNNNNNNNNNNNNNNNNNNNNNNNNNNNNNNNNNNNNNNNNNNNNNNNNNNNNNNNNNNNNNNNNNNNNNNNNNNNNNNNNNNNNNNNNNNNNNNNNNNNNNNNNNNNNNNNNNNNNNNNNNNNNNNNNNNNNNNNNNNNNNNNNNNNNNNNNNNNNNNNNNNNNNNNNNNNNNNNNNNNNNNNNNNNNNNNNNNNNNNNNNNNNNNNNNNNNNNNNNNNNNNNNNNNNNNNNNNNNNNNNNNNNNNNNNNNNNNNNNNNNNNNNNNNNNNNNNNNNNNNNNNNNNNNNNNNNNNNNNNNNNNNNNNNNNNNNNNNNNNNNNNNNNNNNNNNNNNNNNNNNNNNNNNNNNNNNNNNNNNNNNNNNNNNNNNNNNNNNNNNNNNNNNNNNNNNNNNNNNNNNNNNNNNNNNNNNNNNNNNNNNNNNNNNNNNNNNNNNNNNNNNNNNNNNNNNNNNNNNNNNNNNNNNNNNNNNNNNNNNNNNNNNNNNNNNNNNNNNNNNNNNNNNNNNNNNNNNNNNNTTTTGAAGCAAACCAAGATTGATATTtaaaaccaagatcaatcttcactACTGcaaagatcaatcttgggttgaaatcttattttaaaaacagaaatttttaaaaagggacaattataattcaaaccccccttccttataattgatatttctacttcaattggtatcagagctagtctctaaaaatttaaacacccaaaaagtgttagagcaaaagattcaggaagaaaaatgtcaaaagctaaatacATAGCTGAAGGAGGGTCTTCAAACAGACCACCATACTTTGATGGCTCAGATTATTACTTCTGGAAAGGCAAAATGCAGCTGTTTCTAAAATCACAAGATACGGGTATGTGGAGAATCATCACAGATGGAGACTTTATACCAAGAATAGATCAAAACGATGCTACATCAGCTGAAAAGAAAGAATCAGATTGGACAGCAGATGAAAAATCCAAGGTACTCttaaactcaaaagctcaacTGTTTTTATCATGTGCCTTAagtagggaagaaagtgaaagagtagatgagTGTGATACGGCCAAGAAGGTATGGGACACACTGCGAACTCACCATGAGGGAACGAGTCATGTTAAGGAAACAAGAATTGACATTGGTATCCGAAAGTtcgaattatttgaaatgaatgaaggagaaacaatCGATGAAATGTATTCAAGGTTCACAACTATAGTGAACGAAATGCGCTCCCTTGGCAAAGTTTATTCAGTACAAGACAgggtaagaaaaatcatgagatgtctcccaatcatatggagaccaatggtgacagcaaTAAGCCAAGCAAAAAAATTAGAAGTATTGGGTTTGGAAGAACTTATAGGAACTCTACGGGCACATGAAGTGTTATTACTGGAAGATAAACCTGTAAAGAAAAGTAAAGTAGTAGCCTTAAAAGCATCTCAAAGTTCACCAAACATACAACAAACAAATGAGAAAAGTGATTCAGAAGAAAGtcaagaagatgttgatgaagaaattgctcttctcacaaggaaaatacaaagaatgatgaggagAAGAGATCAGATCAAAAGGGGTTCTCCAGACAAGAAGGACTTCAAAACTGAGATTGATAAAAGCAAAATAACTTGCTTTGGGTGCAACAAACAAGgacattataaaactgaatgtccatcaaacaaaaaaggaccaaagaaatatcctttcaaaaagaaatcaatgatggcaacttGGGATGAATCTGATGAATCCGAAACAAATGAACCTGAAGAAGCCAATCTGTGTTTAATGGCAGATATTGAAGAAACAGAGGTAAATTTTGAACCATGTCTTATATGCAAGCAAatggaaattgaatttgataatttgttaaatgattcaaactttctcattcaaaaatgtagttcttttaaagaaaaattttacaaagaaaaagaagagaaagagaaaattcaggttatgaatgataaacttaaagaaatcattcaaaatctgaaGGATTCCCAACTTAGAAATCTGAAAACTGAAAAAACAGCaagccaagatcaatcttcatttCAAACAAAGAATGATCTTCTCAAGGCTGAAGTTGAAACTATtaagaatgatttgaaaaattttatttatgctACTGAGACATTTCAGAAAATCATGGGATCCCAAGTTGGGATATTTGATAAAGCCGggcttggttttgataaaactcaaaaaaccaaaatgtatgaaaCCTTTTTTATTCCTGAACAGAAAGAAggaaaatgcaaaatcaaatgctcatattgtgacaaaattggacatttagaatttgcatgttattttaaaaaaagggataacaaaaacaagaatagGAGAATCTTCAAAAAGGAAGAACATTTGACAGTAAAAACagatttttctgaaaaactgAAAAAAGCAAGAACGATCTTCAAATCGATCTGGAGGCTTATCAGAAACAACAAATGCCCAGTTTTTTAAACCTGTTTCAAAAAACACTAAAGATTCTTCTCATTCTAAAAATGATCATTCTGAGAAATTACTTAACNNNNNNNNNNNNNNNNNNNNNNNNNNNNNNNNNNNNNNNNNNNNNNNNNNNNNNNNNNNNNNNNNNNNNNNNNNNNNNNNNNNNNNNNNNNNNNNNNNNNNNNNNNNNNNNNNNNNNNNNNNNNNNNNNNNNNNNNNNNNNNNNNNNNNNNNNNNNNNNNNNNNNNNNNNNNNNNNNNNNNNNNNNNNNNNNNNNNNNNNNNNNNNNNNNNNNNNNNNNNNNNNNNNNNNNNNNNNNNNNNNNNNNNNNNNNNNNNNNNNNNNNNNNNNNNNNNNNNNNNNNNNNNNNNNNNNNNNNNNNNNNNNNNNNNNNNNNNNNNNNNNNNNNNNNNNNNNNNNNNNNNNNNNNNNNNNNNNNNNNNNNNNNNNNNNNNNNNNNNNNNNNNNNNNNNNNNNNNNNNNNNNNNNNNNNNNNNNNNNNNNNNNNNNNNNNNNNNNNNNNNNNNNNNNNNNNNNNNNNNNNNNNNNNNNNNNNNNNNNNNNNNNNNNNNNNNNNNNNNNNNNNNNNNNNNNNNNNNNNNNNNNNNNNNNNNNNNNNNNNNNNNNNNNNNNNNNNNNNNNNNNNNNNNNNNNNNNNNNNNNNNNNNNNNNNNNNNNNNNNNNNNNNNNNNNNNNNNNNNNNNNNNNNNNNNNNNNNNNNNNNNNNNNNNNNNNNNNNNNNNNNNNNNNNNNNNNNNNNNNNNNNNNNNNNNNNNNNNNNNNNNNNNNNNNNNNNNNNNNNNNNNNNNNNNNNNNNNNNNNNNNNNNNNNNNNNNNNNNNNNNNNNNNNNNNNNNNNNNNNNNNNNNNNNNNNNNNNNNNNNNNNNNNNNNNNNNNNNNNNNNNNNNNNNNNNNNNNNNNNNNNNNNNNNNNNNNNNNNNNNNNNNNNNNNNNNNNNNNNNNNNNNNNNNNNNNNNNNNNNNNNNNNNNNNNNNNNNNNNNNNNNNNNNNNNNNNNNNNNNNNNNNNNNNNNNNNNNNNNNNNNNNNNNNNNNNNNNNNNNNNNNNNNNNNNNNNNNNNNNNNNNNNNNNNNNNNNNNNNNNNNNNNNNNNNNNNNNNNNNNNNNNNNNNNNNNNNNNNNNNNNNNNNNNNNNNNNNNNNNNNNNNNNNNNNNNNNNNNNNNNNNNNNNNNNNNNNNNNNNNNNNNNNNNNNNNNNNNNNNNNNNNNNNNNNNNNNNNNNNNNNNNNNNNNNNNNNNNNNNNNNNNNNNNNNNNNNNNNNNNNNNNNNNNNNNNNNNNNNNNNNNNNNNNNNNNNNNNNNNNNNNNNNNNNNNNNNNNNNNNNNNNNNNNNNNNNNNNNNNNNNNNNNNNNNNNNNNNNNNNNNNNNNNNNNNNNNNNNNNNNNNNNNNNNNNNNNNNNNNNNNNNNNNNNNNNNNNNNNNNNNNNNNNNNNNNNNNNNNNNNNNNNNNNNNNNNNNNNNNNNNNNNNNNNNNNNNNNNNNNNNNNNNNNNNNNNNNNNNNNNNNNNNNNNNNNNNNNNNNNNNNNNNNNNNNNNNNNNNNNNNNNNNNNNNNNNNNNNNNNNNNNNNNNNNNNNNNNNNNNNNNNNNNNNNNNNNNNNNNNNNNNNNNNNNNNNNNNNNNNNNNNNNNNNNNNNNNNNNNNNNNNNNNNNNNNNNNNNNNNNNNNNNNNNNNNNNNNNNNNNNNNNNNNNNNNNNNNNNNNNNNNNNNNNNNNNNNNNNNNNNNNNNNNNNNNNNNNNNNNNNNNNNNNNNNNNNNNNNNNNNNNNNNNNNNNNNNNNNNNNNNNNNNNNNNNNNNNNNNNNNNNNNNNNNNNNNNNNNNNNNNNNNNNNNNNNNNNNNNNNNNNNNNNNNNNNNNNNNNNNNNNNNNNNNNNNNNNNNNNNNNNNNNNNNNNNNNNNNNNNNNNNNNNNNNNNNNNNNNNNNNNNNNNNNNNNNNNNNNNNNNNNNNNNNNNNNNNNNNNNNNNNNNNNNNNNNNNNNNNNNNNNNNNNNNNNNNNNNNNNNNNNNNNNNNNNNNNNNNNNNNNNNNNNNNNNNNNNNNNNNNNNNNNNNNNNNNNNNNNNNNNNNNNNNNNNNNNNNNNNNNNNNNNNNNNNNNNNNNNNNNNNNNNNNNNNNNNNNNNNNNNNNNNNNNNNNNNNNNNNNNNNNNNNNNNNNNNNNNNNNNNNNNNNNNNNNNNNNNNNNNNNNNNNNNNNNNNNNNNNNNNNNNNNNNNNNNNNNNNNNNNNNNNNNNNNNNNNNNNNNNNNNNNNNNNNNNNNNNNNNNNNNNNNNNNNNNNNNNNNNNNNNNNNNNNNNNNNNNNNNNNNNNNNNNNNNNNNNNNNNNNNNNNNNNNNNNNNNNNNNNNNNNNNNNNNNNNNNNNNNNNNNNNNNNNNNNNNNNNNNNNNNNNNNNNNNNNNNNNNNNNNNNNNNNNNNNNNNNNNNNNNNNNNNNNNNNNNNNNNNNNNNNNNNNNNNNNNNNNNNNNNNNNNNNNNNNNNNNNNNNNNNNNNNNNNNNNNNNNNNNNNNNNNNNNNNNNNNNNNNNNNNNNNNNNNNNNNNNNNNNNNNNNNNNNNNNNNNNNNNNNNNNNNNNNNNNNNNNNNNNNNNNNNNNNNNNNNNNNNNNNNNNNNNNNNNNNNNNNNNNNNNNNNNNNNNNNNNNNNNNNNNNNNNNNNNNNNNNNNNNNNNNNNNNNNNNNNNNNNNNNNNNNNNNNNNNNNNNNNNNNNNNNNNNNNNNNNNNNNNNNNNNNNNNNNNNNNNNNNNNNNNNNNNNNNNNNNNNNNNNNNNNNNNNNNNNNNNNNNNNNNNNNNNNNNNNNNNNNNNNNNNNNNNNNNNNNNNNNNNNNNNNNNNNNNNNNNNNNNNNNNNNNNNNNNNNNNNNNNNNNNNNNNNNNNNNNNNNNNNNNNNNNNNNNNNNNNNNNNNNNNNNNNNNNNNNNNNNNNNNNNNNNNNNNNNNNNNNNNNNNNNNNNNNNNNNNNNNNNNNNNNNNNNNNNNNNNNNNNNNNNNNNNNNNNNNNNNNNNNNNNNNNNNNNNNNNNNNNNNNNNNNNNNNNNNNNNNNNNNNNNNNNNNNNNNNNNNNNNNNNNNNNNNNNNNNNNNNNNNNNNNNNNNNNNNNNNNNNNNNNN
It contains:
- the LOC101507769 gene encoding WAT1-related protein At3g28050-like, with the protein product MGSEGTRCITGAMIAGQFVEVGGDTLMKAASKDGMSIFVFNFYSNLLALSFLVPSTFLYHRKRAPPPISTSILCRLFLISCLSTTVQTLMNTGIRYSSPSLASAMVDLVPAFTFIFAVISRMENLNLKHHISQAKVIGTMVSIAGALIVTLYKGKSLIGDAFKSTEMRASGIYLLDKSEWILGAFLLATASITLSLLFIVQTWTIKDYPEELVVTTICCFFVVIQTAIVALIVEGISKAWTLKADMELVSVLYSAIFVVAMRSVVYTWAFRKKGPIYVAMFNPLKVAIAFGMGVIFLRDNLYLGSMIGAAIIAIGFYVVMWAQAQEEHTSENHLPPSSAPLLSTKSDYI